In Flavivirga abyssicola, the following are encoded in one genomic region:
- a CDS encoding glycosyltransferase, with protein MKILLVSMNSIHFVRWTEQLKDSGYDVYWFDILDGGKTDRLPWVHQIVDWKRKFKNLKGRYFFKTYMPFLYSKLHFLFEHKVTETFEKVIHDIKPDVVHSFVLQISCLPILDVMKRHKNIVWLYSSWGSDLYNKANKPSYENDLTSVLPKIDYLITDNLRDYKIANNYGFKGDFLGVFPGGGGFKYNDLNKDWLWPVDKRKTILVKGYQGKLGRCIEVIKALVLLKEDLKGYNIVIFGADEDVIEYIKTKNTVSEFSLQVFPRKEFKSHEDILKLMGMSLIYIGNSVSDGLPNTLLEAVVMGAFPIQSNPGGVTEEIITPYKNGLLIEKSNDIQHISELVALSIKNTALIKSAFILNQKKIKPKFEYTYIHKQVLKAYNSLLE; from the coding sequence ATGAAAATACTTTTGGTATCCATGAATTCTATTCACTTTGTTCGATGGACAGAACAACTTAAAGATTCTGGATATGATGTGTATTGGTTTGATATTTTAGATGGCGGTAAAACAGATCGGTTACCTTGGGTACATCAAATTGTAGATTGGAAACGAAAATTTAAAAATTTAAAAGGGAGATATTTTTTTAAAACATATATGCCTTTTTTATACAGTAAACTTCATTTTTTATTTGAACATAAAGTTACAGAAACTTTTGAAAAAGTAATACATGATATTAAGCCAGATGTGGTTCATAGCTTTGTCTTACAAATTTCTTGTTTACCTATTTTAGATGTTATGAAACGACATAAAAATATAGTTTGGTTATATTCTTCTTGGGGTAGTGATTTGTACAATAAAGCAAACAAACCGAGTTATGAAAATGATCTTACTAGTGTTTTACCTAAAATTGATTACTTGATCACTGATAATTTAAGAGATTATAAAATCGCAAATAATTATGGGTTCAAAGGCGATTTTTTAGGAGTATTTCCAGGCGGAGGCGGTTTTAAATATAACGATTTAAATAAAGATTGGTTATGGCCTGTTGATAAACGAAAAACTATTTTAGTAAAAGGATATCAAGGAAAATTAGGGCGGTGTATAGAAGTGATTAAAGCTTTAGTATTGTTGAAAGAAGATTTAAAAGGGTATAACATTGTGATTTTTGGTGCAGATGAGGATGTTATTGAATATATAAAGACAAAAAATACTGTTTCCGAGTTTTCATTACAAGTTTTTCCGAGAAAAGAGTTTAAATCTCATGAGGACATTCTAAAACTTATGGGTATGTCACTAATATACATAGGAAATAGTGTGTCTGATGGCTTACCTAATACTTTGTTGGAAGCTGTAGTTATGGGAGCTTTCCCTATACAATCAAACCCAGGAGGAGTTACTGAAGAAATTATTACGCCGTATAAAAACGGGTTATTGATAGAAAAGAGTAATGATATTCAACATATTTCGGAACTAGTAGCTTTATCTATAAAAAATACA
- a CDS encoding glycosyltransferase family 2 protein, whose translation MITIVLTYRNRDLNILKKCLNSLLSQKNKNFEVILVDYGSIEVYKEKLNQIIKEYDIVTVIRCNTQEQLWCKSRAINIALKQCKTPYIFIGDVDMIYHPGFIDKLNDLKSDTQISYFQVGFLNESESKSDKAFNDYIINFKSSEEATGMTLFNTKALNSVNGYDEFYHGWGAEDTDVHERLKNIGYKVDFYSDTVLMLHQWHPKYYRNKNDIAPFHNSLEQINYEYLQFSKKYNKTKANNKFSWGTYNKSDYSALKKINTTYNLTNKKAELKAFINNVLLSEEGKVIEIIIKKHKAFKSLKETTKKLLRKKTISFIEMEDVNNLLLENIIMNLRNKAYQFQYNTIHQRIHLIIKL comes from the coding sequence TTGATAACCATTGTATTGACATATAGAAATCGTGATTTAAATATTTTAAAAAAATGTTTAAATAGCTTGTTGAGCCAAAAAAATAAAAACTTTGAAGTTATTTTGGTAGATTATGGAAGTATAGAGGTTTATAAAGAAAAGTTAAATCAAATAATAAAAGAATATGATATAGTAACTGTAATACGCTGTAATACACAAGAACAGCTATGGTGTAAATCTCGAGCGATTAATATTGCTTTAAAGCAATGTAAAACCCCTTATATTTTTATTGGAGACGTAGATATGATATATCACCCAGGGTTCATTGATAAACTAAACGATTTAAAAAGCGATACCCAAATAAGTTATTTTCAAGTTGGATTTTTAAATGAATCAGAATCAAAAAGTGATAAGGCTTTTAACGATTATATAATTAATTTTAAATCTAGTGAAGAAGCAACGGGTATGACTTTGTTTAATACAAAAGCTTTAAATTCTGTTAATGGTTATGATGAATTTTATCATGGTTGGGGAGCCGAAGATACCGATGTGCATGAAAGGTTGAAAAATATTGGTTATAAAGTTGATTTTTATTCAGATACAGTTTTAATGCTTCATCAATGGCACCCAAAGTATTATAGAAATAAAAATGATATAGCTCCTTTTCATAATTCATTAGAGCAAATAAATTACGAATATTTACAGTTTTCGAAAAAATATAATAAGACAAAAGCAAATAATAAATTTTCTTGGGGTACATATAATAAGTCCGATTATAGTGCTCTAAAAAAAATAAATACAACTTATAATTTAACCAATAAAAAGGCAGAATTAAAAGCCTTTATAAATAATGTTTTACTTTCAGAAGAAGGTAAAGTCATTGAAATCATAATTAAAAAACATAAAGCATTTAAATCATTAAAGGAAACTACTAAGAAACTTTTAAGAAAAAAAACAATAAGCTTTATAGAAATGGAAGATGTTAATAATTTGCTTTTGGAGAACATCATTATGAATTTGAGAAATAAAGCCTATCAATTTCAATATAATACCATTCATCAAAGGATTCATTTAATTATTAAATTATAA